One genomic segment of Homo sapiens chromosome 14, GRCh38.p14 Primary Assembly includes these proteins:
- the TMED8 gene encoding protein TMED8 isoform X1, protein MVSPVSKDATEDLRKATGPLEAQALVKQDLLPADQAQVLNESSVVQMAKYQVPQRSGDIVMIQSEHTGAIDVLSADLESADLLGDHRKVSPPLMAPPCIWTFAKVKEFKSKLGKEKNSRLVVKRGEVVTIRVPTHPEGKRVCWEFATDDYDIGFGVYFDWTPVTSTDITVQVSDSSDDEDEEEEEEEEIEEPVPAGDVERGSRSSLRGRYGEVMPVYRRDSHRDVQAGSHDYPGEGIYLLKFDNSYSLLRNKTLYFHIYYTS, encoded by the exons ATGGTATCTCCAGTGAGTAAGGATGCCACGGAAGATCTGCGGAAAGCAACTGGTCCTTTGGAGGCTCAGGCCTTGGTGAAACAGGATTTGCTGCCTGCAGACCAGGCCCAGGTCCTCAATGAG AGTTCTGTTGTGCAGATGGCTAAGTATCAAGTTCCACAGAGGTCTGGGGACATCGTTATGATCCAGTCTGAACATACAGGAGCTATAGATGTTCTTTCAGCTGATTTGGAATCTGCAGATCTTCTGGGGGACCACAGGAAAG TCTCCCCACCTCTGATGGCTCCTCCATGCATCTGGACCTTTGCCAAGGTGAAGGAATTCAAAAGCAAGCTGGGCAAAGAGAAGAACAGCCGTCTGGTGGTGAAGCGTGGTGAGGTGGTGACCATCCGGGTACCTACTCATCCAGAGGGGAAGCGTGTCTGCTGGGAGTTTGCGACCGATGACTATGACATTGGCTTTGGAGTTTATTTTGACTGGACCCCTGTAACTAGCACTGACATAACTGTGCAGGTCAGTGATTCCAGTGACGATGaggatgaagaagaggaagaggaggaagagattgaag AACCCGTTCCAGCTGGAGATGTGGAGAGAGGCTCCAGGAGCTCCTTGCGGGGTCGCTATGGGGAGGTCATGCCTGTGTACCGGCGGGACAGCCACCGAGACGTGCAGGCTGGCAGCCATGACTACCCTGGTGAGGGCATCTACCTGCTCAAGTTCGACAACTCCTACTCCCTGCTGCGCAACAAGACTCTCTACTTCCACATCTACTACACCAGCTGA
- the TMED8 gene encoding protein TMED8 isoform c (isoform c is encoded by transcript variant 4): protein MVSPVSKDATEDLRKATGPLEAQALVKQDLLPADQAQVLNEMAKYQVPQRSGDIVMIQSEHTGAIDVLSADLESADLLGDHRKVSPPLMAPPCIWTFAKVKEFKSKLGKEKNSRLVVKRGEVVTIRVPTHPEGKRVCWEFATDDYDIGFGVYFDWTPVTSTDITVQVSDSSDDEDEEEEEEEEIEEPVPAGDVERGSRSSLRGRYGEVMPVYRRDSHRDVQAGSHDYPGEGIYLLKFDNSYSLLRNKTLYFHIYYTS from the exons ATGGTATCTCCAGTGAGTAAGGATGCCACGGAAGATCTGCGGAAAGCAACTGGTCCTTTGGAGGCTCAGGCCTTGGTGAAACAGGATTTGCTGCCTGCAGACCAGGCCCAGGTCCTCAATGAG ATGGCTAAGTATCAAGTTCCACAGAGGTCTGGGGACATCGTTATGATCCAGTCTGAACATACAGGAGCTATAGATGTTCTTTCAGCTGATTTGGAATCTGCAGATCTTCTGGGGGACCACAGGAAAG TCTCCCCACCTCTGATGGCTCCTCCATGCATCTGGACCTTTGCCAAGGTGAAGGAATTCAAAAGCAAGCTGGGCAAAGAGAAGAACAGCCGTCTGGTGGTGAAGCGTGGTGAGGTGGTGACCATCCGGGTACCTACTCATCCAGAGGGGAAGCGTGTCTGCTGGGAGTTTGCGACCGATGACTATGACATTGGCTTTGGAGTTTATTTTGACTGGACCCCTGTAACTAGCACTGACATAACTGTGCAGGTCAGTGATTCCAGTGACGATGaggatgaagaagaggaagaggaggaagagattgaag AACCCGTTCCAGCTGGAGATGTGGAGAGAGGCTCCAGGAGCTCCTTGCGGGGTCGCTATGGGGAGGTCATGCCTGTGTACCGGCGGGACAGCCACCGAGACGTGCAGGCTGGCAGCCATGACTACCCTGGTGAGGGCATCTACCTGCTCAAGTTCGACAACTCCTACTCCCTGCTGCGCAACAAGACTCTCTACTTCCACATCTACTACACCAGCTGA